The Lycium barbarum isolate Lr01 chromosome 12, ASM1917538v2, whole genome shotgun sequence genome includes a region encoding these proteins:
- the LOC132622005 gene encoding amino acid transporter AVT3B-like: MGFKEDEASSSSHVLSIPREDTPLLGKNQHLSSPSKTFANVFIAIVGAGVLGLPYTFKRTGWVMGTLMLFIVSFLTYYCMMLLVYARRKLESHVKAAAISSFGDLGFAVCGPLGRLAVDVMIVLSQAGFCISYLIFVANTLAHLFNYSVANPDPKIFGISLKSVYIWGCFPFQLGLNSIPTLTLLAPLSIFADIVDLGAMGVVMVEELMIYLQNRPVIEMFGGFNVFIYGLGVAVYSFEGIGMVLPLESETRDKDKFGKILALAMALITLMFGAFGIVGYFAFGEDTKDIITTNLGGGLLSTFVQIGLCINLFISFPLMMNPVYEIMERRFCEGSYCLWLRWLAVLIVTFIALVVPNFADFLSLVGSSVCVCLGFVLPALFHWIVYKDELRWHGFALDGAFMVMGSCFAVYGTYSSLMEIFAKKA, from the coding sequence ATGGGGTTTAAGGAAGATGAAGCAAGTTCATCATCACATGTTTTGAGCATCCCAAGAGAAGATACACCACTTCTAGGCAAGAACCAACACCTTTCTTCTCCTTCAAAGACTTTTGCTAATGTTTTCATAGCTATAGTTGGAGCTGGAGTTCTTGGTCTTCCTTATACTTTCAAAAGAACTGGATGGGTAATGGGTACTCTCATGCTCTTTATAGTTTCCTTTCTTACCTACTATTGTATGATGTTATTGGTCTATGCTAGGCGTAAGCTTGAATCTCATGTCAAAGCTGCAGCAATCTCATCTTTTGGTGATTTGGGATTTGCTGTGTGTGGACCTCTTGGTAGATTGGCTGTTGATGTTATGATTGTTCTCTCCCAAGCTGGTTTTTGTATTAGTTACTTGATTTTTGTGGCTAATACTTTAGCACATTTGTTTAATTATTCAGTTGCAAATCCAGATCCCAAAATCTTTGGAATTTCACTTAAATCAGTGTATATCTGGGGCTGTTTCCCATTTCAGTTGGGGTTGAATTCAATTCCCACACTGACCCTTTTAGCCCCTTTGAGCATTTTTGCGGATATTGTTGATTTAGGTGCTATGGGTGTTGTGATGGTTGAGGAACTGATGATTTACCTACAAAACAGACCTGTTATTGAAATGTTTGGTGGGTTCAATGTGTTCATCTATGGTCTTGGCGTGGCTGTGTATTCTTTTGAAGGGATTGGTATGGTTTTGCCTCTTGAATCAGAGACAAGAGACAAGGACAAGTTTGGGAAAATCTTGGCTTTGGCAATGGCCTTGATAACTTTGATGTTTGGTGCTTTTGGAATAGTTGGTTATTTTGCTTTTGGTGAAGATACCAAGGACATAATCACTACTAATCTTGGGGGAGGATTGCTTAGCACCTTTGTTCAGATAGGCCTTTGCATAAACCTATTTATCTCTTTCCCACTGATGATGAATCCAGTGTATGAAATAATGGAAAGGAGATTTTGTGAAGGCAGTTACTGCTTGTGGCTGAGATGGCTTGCGGTTTTGATAGTGACATTTATTGCATTAGTTGTAccaaattttgctgatttcttgTCACTTGTTGGGAGCAGTGTATGTGTTTGTTTGGGGTTTGTGTTGCCTGCTTTATTTCACTGGATTGTGTACAAGGATGAGCTGAGATGGCATGGTTTCGCTTTGGATGGTGCATTTATGGTCATGGGCTCATGTTTTGCAGTCTATGGAACCTATTCTTCCCTTATGGAGATCTTTGCAAAAAAGGCTTAG